One region of Culex pipiens pallens isolate TS chromosome 2, TS_CPP_V2, whole genome shotgun sequence genomic DNA includes:
- the LOC120419069 gene encoding fibronectin type-III domain-containing protein 3a isoform X4 — MERRPSDDPPRVRVVFKINGTTPQYFNPLAAGYQAGPGPGGPHIYQSPLITGGGQAAAAAAASGGGAGTHTIHTAAGAQQSNVTHSPSPPHSNNNQYHKDERTQRQHTKLLRKLEQKHREVLNAALTTQLPPSPRKHTEVNGNARKHQQNQQQQQHLQLHQQHPLHLHPGLLQQHPHLHPQQQNPNQNHQQQQQPHHRNGTSSQDTSEDGEESSSMPDEEDDNTQSIVEHLSSVPSPQVNEITSRSALFQWAAPSPLPPHESLPFNVHDLHYELLLSDPGKENKYKSIFKGSSLSCMVQDLRPGQEYTVRLQVYLEQLHGSPTEASTFNTPPCEPDTPKTPTLIARTKNSLQLRWNAAVDNGSHITNYILEYDNGKYNGMIHLINAQNCDFVEVCKTKGKQFTVNKLHPSMCYIFRLSAVNEYGRSGYSDLVKFNTAGNPPPQPAPPTLQHATAASLKLAWQRRSPSEGFTLQMNDLDLGYGYKNIYTGMDTVYECVGLRRATTFQFRVKAENENGQSPFSKEVVFKTLPACPGRPTKPQVKGKIHATAFKVKWDQPMDTGGADIQLYHLEISSGAMYERIYSGKESETMIERLSPGTAYQIRVLCEGPGGISTFSEPSTVTTEPVAPRPPQRPYCSGAPTPYAACLMWDKPDYNGGAPILEYEMEVELTNKTRQSCYRGKDLFCVVKDLRPGEMYTVQVRAYNRIGAGEWSEEYSFHAGAAPPNAPKELTITLKSPTHLTVIWDEPHCNGAPISEYILQSSTAPDAEAEQSLFQTVYHGQQRTAELKNLAPFTNYHFRVCAVNSAGSSRYSTTFSQKTPAAPPNVPVLGQHKITAKSILICWETPQSNGSQITHYNIECGDRVITSDAASTLCRSTRTRTSGDHSKRSARRDEEDDEAVSDADEDDSDPEEEEEVEDDASEAASIASATLAEKANRNELLIEDLHPESVYKLRIQAVNEIGTGPFSGYIKFTTAPLPPKPPKLECIQHGFSHLKLRWGEGKNLVDLARYYVELENARTGEYQNVYTGTRSTCKVMKLHELTPYTFRIAVKTKHAGMGDYSEDFVFVTSAATPNTIKAPRVYIEPLNGGGSGNNSPAHPPSSVNGSVSNLNTIVQGSTHLTTGQTTAAGGGAGGAGVLTIEWQTSRNNPFADAIEYVLQIAKSKDQDFQEVYRGPETRYTIHNLSYGVGYLFKVCPIRIRSNGEEIYGVFSPSLHHQLTPHRISSAMHGSHSRFNGSGHDDVDGGSGTAGTHQTRTLYAGNVVNSRHELILRNPAVGAGHQQHQHQNQHQHHSSASAQSLLALPRGGNLVQTVSELLEADSSKAVVCVLLFIVLSVIVAAFLNSTNHGRRTPSGTEGLHLGQDPRLAAQEHADLPGQKRDSGVSEGRTGRQGALPDHGGAVRNRHSRRAAIRLERWLRLQEEVRSVGDGGDILSCPMKDSE, encoded by the exons ATGGAACGACGCCCCAGTGATGACCCGCCGAGGGTGAGGGTGGTGTTTAAG ATTAATGGTACTACACCGCAGTACTTTAACCCGCTGGCCGCTGGCTACCAGGCGGGACCGGGTCCCGGGGGACCCCACATCTACCAGTCGCCCCTAATTACGGGTGGTGGACAggctgcggcggcggcggcggcgtccgGAGGTGGGGCTGGAACCCACACCATCCACACGGCGGCCGGGGCCCAGCAGTCCAACGTGACCCACTCGCCGTCACCGCCCCACTCCAACAACAACCAGTACCACAAGGACGAACGAACCCAGCGGCAGCACACCAAACTGCTGCGAAAGCTCGAGCAGAAGCACCGCGAAGTACTGA ATGCCGCCCTTACGACGCAGCTGCCGCCCTCGCCGCGAAAGCACACCGAGGTCAACGGGAACGCACGTAAGCATCAGCAgaaccaacagcagcagcaacacctTCAACTGCATCAACAACACCCGCTGCACTTGCATCCGGGACTGCTCCAACAGCATCCGCACCTCCATCCGCAGCAGCAGAACCCAAACcagaaccaccagcagcagcagcagccacatCACCGTAACGGAACGTCCTCGCAGGACACGTCCGAGGACGGTGAAGAGTCTTCCAGCATGCCGGACGAAGAGGACGACAACACGCAGAGCATCGTGGAACACCTGAGCTCGGTGCCGTCGCCCCAGGTCAACGAAATTACGTCCCGATCGGCGTTGTTCCAGTGGGCGGCGCCAAGTCCGTTGCCCCCGCACGAGTCGCTCCCGTTCAACGTGCACGACCTGCACTACGAGCTGCTGCTGAGCGATCCGGGCAAGGAGAACAAGTACAAGAGCATCTTCAAGGGCAGCTCGCTCAGCTGTATGGTGCAGGATCTGCGACCGGGCCAGGAGTACACCGTCCGGCTGCAGGTCTACCTCGAGCAGCTGCACGGCTCACCGACGGAAGCGTCCACGTTCAACACTCCGCCGTGCGAACCCGACACGCCCAAAACGCCCACGTTGATTGCCCGAACGAAGAACTCGCTGCAGCTGCGTTGGAACGCCGCCGTCGACAACGGGTCGCACATTACCAACTACATCCTGGAGTACGACAACGGCAAGTACAACGGAATGATCCACCTGATCAACGCCCAGAACTGCGACTTTGTCGAGGTGTGCAAAACCAAGGGCAAACAGTTTACCGTGAACAAGCTGCACCCGTCAATGTGCTACATCTTCCGGCTGTCGGCGGTCAACGAGTACGGTCGCAGTGGCTACTCGGACTTGGTCAAATTCAACACTGCCGGCAATCCGCCACCACAACCGGCACCGCCAACGTTGCAGCACGCGACGGCCGCCTCGCTCAAACTGGCCTGGCAGCGACGATCGCCGAGCGAAGGCTTCACGCTGCAAATGAACGACCTGGACCTGGGCTACGGGTACAAAAACATCTACACCGGGATGGACACCGTGTACGAGTGTGTAGGTTTAAGACGAGCAACGACATTCCAATTTAGGGTAAAGGCCGAAAACGAAAATGGCCAGAGTCCGTTCAGCAAGGAGGTGGTGTTCAAGACTCTGCCGGCGTGCCCTGGCCGGCCAACGAAACCTCAGGTGAAGGGAAAGATTCACGCAACAGCATTTAAGGTCAAGTGGGACCAACCGATGGACACGGGCGGTGCCGACATCCAGCTCTACCATCTGGAAATCAGCTCCGGTGCAATGTACGAACGGATATACAGCGGCAAAGAGTCGGAAACGATGATCGAGCGGCTTAGCCCGGGAACGGCGTACCAAATCCGCGTACTTTGCGAAGGACCCGGAGGAATAAGCACCTTCTCGGAACCATCCACGGTAACGACGGAACCGGTCGCCCCACGGCCACCCCAACGACCGTACTGCAGTGGTGCACCAACGCCGTACGCCGCCTGTCTCATGTGGGACAAACCGGACTACAACGGCGGAGCGCCAATCCTCGAGTACGAAATGGAAGTCGAGTTGACGAACAAAACACGCCAATCGTGCTATCGCGGCAAGGACCTCTTCTGCGTAGTGAAAGACCTCCGACCGGGTGAGATGTACACGGTCCAGGTCCGTGCGTACAACCGCATCGGAGCCGGCGAGTGGTCCGAAGAGTACAGTTTCCACGCGGGAGCAGCACCGCCAAACGCTCCCAAAGAGCTGACCATCACGCTGAAATCGCCAACCCATCTAACTGTGATCTGGGACGAACCGCACTGCAACGGAGCGCCAATCAGCGAGTACATCCTCCAGTCGAGTACCGCACCGGACGCCGAAGCGGAACAGTCGCTCTTCCAAACCGTCTATCACGGCCAGCAGCGAACGGCTGAGCTGAAAAATCTCGCACCATTCACCAACTACCACTTCCGGGTTTGCGCGGTCAACAGTGCCGGCAGTTCCCGCTACTCGACCACATTCTCGCAAAAAACGCCCGCGGCACCGCCCAACGTGCCCGTCCTCGGGCAGCACAAAATCACGGCCAAAAGTATACTTATCTGCTGGGAGACCCCGCAATCGAACGGATCCCAAATCACCCATTACAACATTGAGTGCGGCGATCGGGTCATTACGAGCGATGCCGCTTCAACCTTGTGCCGAAGCACGCGAACCCGCACAAGCGGCGATCACTCCAAGCGATCGGCACGACGCGACGAAGAAGACGACGAAGCAGTCTCCGATGCCGACGAGGACGACTCGGACCCCGAGGAGGAGGAAGAAGTCGAGGACGATGCGTCGGAAGCGGCCAGCATTGCCAGTGCCACGCTCGCCGAAAAAGCAAACCGCAACGAACTGCTCATCGAAGACCTCCACCCGGAGAGTGTGTACAAGCTGCGGATACAGGCCGTCAACGAGATCGGCACCGGACCCTTCTCCGGATACATCAAATTCACCACAGCACCACTGCCACCGAAACCACCAAAGCTGGAGTGCATCCAGCATGGCTTCTCGCACCTGAAGCTGCGCTGGGGCGAAGGCAAGAACCTCGTAGATCTGGCCCGGTACTACGTCGAGCTGGAAAACGCCCGCACCGGCGAGTACCAGAACGTGTACACGGGAACGCGAAGCACCTGCAAGGTGATGAAACTGCACGAACTCACCCCGTACACGTTCCGGATAGCGGTCAAGACCAAGCACGCCGGCATGGGCGATTACTCGGAGGATTTCGTGTTTGTGACGAGTGCGGCCACGCCCAACACGATCAAAGCGCCACGCGTTTACATCGAACCACTGAACGGCGGCGGAAGTGGCAACAACTCGCCCGCCCATCCACCCTCGTCGGTCAACGGAAGCGTTAGCAATCTGAACACCATTGTCCAGGGAAGCACCCATCTGACGACGGGTCAGACGACGGCTGCGGGAGGAGGAGCAGGAGGAGCAGGTGTGCTGACGATCGAGTGGCAGACGAGCCGAAACAATCCGTTTGCCGATGCGATCGAGTACGTGCTGCAGATCGCCAAGAGCAAGGACCAGGACTTTCAAGAG GTTTACCGCGGTCCGGAGACGCGTTACACCATCCACAACCTGAGCTACGGCGTCGGTTACCTGTTCAAGGTGTGCCCGATCCGCATCCGGTCCAACGGGGAGGAAATCTACGGCGTATTTTCGCCCTCGTTGCACCACCAGCTGACACCGCACCGGATCTCGTCCGCAATGCATGGTAGCCACTCGCGCTTCAACGGGTCcggtcacgatgatgttgatggTGGCAGCGGAACGGCGGGCACCCACCAGACACGGACGCTGTACGCCGGCAACGTGGTCAACAGCCGACACGAGCTGATTCTGCGCAATCCGGCCGTTGGTGCTGGCCACcaacagcatcagcatcagAACCAACACCAACACCACAGTTCCGCATCGGCACAAAGTCTGCTGGCGCTGCCCAGGGGTGGAAATCTGGTCCAGACCGTGTCGGAGCTGTTGGAGGCGGACTCGAGCAAGGCGGTCGTGTGCGTTCTGCTGTTTATCGTGCTGTCGGTGATTGTGGCCGCGTTTCTCAA CTCGACGAACCATGGGCGGAGGACACCATCCGGAACCGAAGGTCTACATCTCGGACAAGATCCCCGACTCGCTGCGCAAGAGCATGCAGACCTTCCAG GCCAAAAACGAGATTCCGGTGTTTCTGAAGGGCGGACCGGCCGACAAGGCGCTCTTCCTGACCACGGTGGCGCTGTGCGGAATCGGCATTCTCGGCGTGCTGCGATTCGTCTGGAGCGCTGGCTTCGCCTCCAAGAAGAAGTAAGAAGTGTTGGTGATGGTGGTGATATTCTCTCTTGTCCAATGAAAGATTCTGAATAG
- the LOC120419071 gene encoding coiled-coil domain-containing protein 28B isoform X2, producing MECDDAAVERQKLVSNDEEDDQTITNLSSSGPAKSIQTPISPVLSSKIFSSGETSRSGHTASLGKPSEGAPSAKLNYVNERRNQEQKAKPKKVPQREVPDVRHMERALLGLLDDFHSGKLKAFGSGCTMEQMTSIREQQESLAKLHFDLGNEPSFFASNAAHNETQSQTNMQKLVAKLEQLSFSIEKLHSSNVEQ from the exons ATGGAATGCGATGACGCAGCAGTCGAGCGGCAAAAGCTGGTCTCCAACGACGAGGAGGACGACCAGACCATTACCAACTTGAGTTCCAGCGGGCCAGCTAAATCTATTCAAACACCGATTTCGCCTGTCCTAAGCAGCAAG attttctccAGCGGGGAAACCAGCCGCAGTGGCCACACTGCCAGCCTGGGGAAGCCTAGTGAAGGGGCACCATCGGCCAAGCTGAACTACGTCAACGAGCGACGGAATCAGGAACAAAAAGCCAAACCGAAAAAGGTTCCCCAGCGAG AGGTTCCGGACGTGCGGCACATGGAGCGGGCCCTGCTGGGCCTGCTGGATGACTTCCACTCCGGGAAGCTGAAGGCGTTTG GTTCCGGCTGCACGATGGAGCAAATGACGAGCATCCGCGAGCAGCAGGAGTCGCTAGCGAAGCTGCACTTTGACCTCGGCAACGAGCCTTCCTTTTTCGCCAGCAACGCGGCCCACAATGAGACGCAATCGCAGACCAACATGCAAAAGCTGGTGGCCAAGCTGGAGCAGCTGTCGTTTTCCATCGAGAAGCTCCACTCGAGCAACGTTGAGCAATAA
- the LOC120419071 gene encoding uncharacterized protein LOC120419071 isoform X1, with protein MECDDAAVERQKLVSNDEEDDQTITNLSSSGPAKSIQTPISPVLSSKIFSSGETSRSGHTASLGKPSEGAPSAKLNYVNERRNQEQKAKPKKVPQRDLTPSSAVSSGGGGGGGDAGSGSIPSASHSRYRGASLLRASAEHSLANSSVGGGSRQHSTAATANSSSISLNKSHSFTSRPLKHHSFISEVPDVRHMERALLGLLDDFHSGKLKAFGSGCTMEQMTSIREQQESLAKLHFDLGNEPSFFASNAAHNETQSQTNMQKLVAKLEQLSFSIEKLHSSNVEQ; from the exons ATGGAATGCGATGACGCAGCAGTCGAGCGGCAAAAGCTGGTCTCCAACGACGAGGAGGACGACCAGACCATTACCAACTTGAGTTCCAGCGGGCCAGCTAAATCTATTCAAACACCGATTTCGCCTGTCCTAAGCAGCAAG attttctccAGCGGGGAAACCAGCCGCAGTGGCCACACTGCCAGCCTGGGGAAGCCTAGTGAAGGGGCACCATCGGCCAAGCTGAACTACGTCAACGAGCGACGGAATCAGGAACAAAAAGCCAAACCGAAAAAGGTTCCCCAGCGAG ACCTCACCCCGTCCAGTGCGGTCAGTTCtggcggtggtggtggcggcggtgACGCCGGAAGTGGTAGCATCCCCTCGGCTAGTCACTCCCGGTATCGGGGAGCTTCCCTTCTGCGTGCTTCCGCCGAGCACTCGCTGGCCAATAGTAGCGTCGGGGGTGGCAGCCGGCAGCACTCGACCGCGGCCACGGCCAACAGTAGTTCGATTAGTTTGAACAAAAGTCACAGTTTTACGTCACGCCCGCTAAAGCACCACTCTTTCATCTCAGAGGTTCCGGACGTGCGGCACATGGAGCGGGCCCTGCTGGGCCTGCTGGATGACTTCCACTCCGGGAAGCTGAAGGCGTTTG GTTCCGGCTGCACGATGGAGCAAATGACGAGCATCCGCGAGCAGCAGGAGTCGCTAGCGAAGCTGCACTTTGACCTCGGCAACGAGCCTTCCTTTTTCGCCAGCAACGCGGCCCACAATGAGACGCAATCGCAGACCAACATGCAAAAGCTGGTGGCCAAGCTGGAGCAGCTGTCGTTTTCCATCGAGAAGCTCCACTCGAGCAACGTTGAGCAATAA
- the LOC120419051 gene encoding vesicle transport protein SFT2C — protein sequence MADLKKDLDEYLLLQSDQKKNFKLEMPRMPSIPTPGLVGKLFGKGQEPEANSWLKDTQDSCCPKLSRIQRIVGFVTCMGLGVFCMVVSSFYIPVLILKARKFALLYTMGSIFFIMSFSFLSGFAAMFRQMFSRERLALSISYSVCLVGTLYFAMIEQSTALTVLFAVAQIISLLWMILGAIPGGMTGMKFFGQMFRSSVSSTLPV from the exons ATGGCCGACCTAAAGAAGGATCTCGACGAATATCTGCTGCTGCAGAGCGATCAGAAGAAAAACTTCAAACTCGAGATGCCCCGGATGCCGTCGATTCCGACCCCGGGCCTGGTGGGCAAGCTGTTTGGCAAGGGCCAGGAACCGGAGGCGAACAGCTGGCTCAAGGATACGCAGGACAGTTGCTGCCCCAAGTTG AGTCGAATACAACGGATCGTCGGATTTGTGACCTGTATGGGCTTGGGGGTGTTTTGCATGGTCGTGTCCTCGTTCTACATCCCGGTGCTAATTCTGAAGGCGCGCAAGTTTGCTCTGCTCTACACGATGGGgagcatttttttcattatgaGTTTTTCCTTCCTGAGCGGATTCGCGGCCATGTTCCGGCAGATGTTTTCCCGGGAGCGGCTGGCGCTGTCCATCTCGTACAGCGTTTGCCTCGTTGGGACGCTTTACTTTGCGATGATCGAGCAGAGTACGGCGCTGACGGTGCTGTTTGCGGTGGCGCAGATTATTTCGCTGCTTTGGATGATTTTGGGCGCGATTCCGGGCGGAATGACCGGGATGAAGTTCTTCGGGCAGATGTTCCGGTCGTCGGTGTCCAGCACGCTGCCGGTTTAA
- the LOC120419050 gene encoding KIF-binding protein produces MGITKESLSDIREEFEKAHKKIDEDARNDPPTEPFRSHYAARDILQSVQRKLKDLAETLDEGSDARLTVRCILANVLKDIGRISIFTEELGNGELVLVEALGLVREERERPQAVNGYVEVLNQLGILQCNLGNFEESKGFLDLANEAYEGAKGGGVEPLTISDLFGSKDEVEKGKGQLLLEKNHTLTLYYLAQVYGYLEDLTGSARFCHLTLKRQLNYNDFEHVDWALNAATLSQYYFPQNHLSQARHLLAAASYMLDRFEEEVIPKETNSALKAEKIETHRHRSADIARCWAKYGIHILATSKERLCKDDDEDGGAGKVGLSPVREIDRFIGLDGLSAYEDQVADEFCLTLEDAKLVMLNGLSWLGKAKDYYTKETEASQYAKIVQDVASLYKHLAFFDDDEDNQCKLYKRCVDQLEDLDSVLNATYYQTICREVWYELGLTYGKMLDVKLSKLETVERPTPHALNKINHLCEKSIAKFQKFIESYKIPLDTLEIPASPAIDPAELQPILFAYFHIGRLYYKVITPDKRLQLNNVQNSFRYYHHFVKQCEANEAVAAHLGAEMGVCKEMSQLLPLKIKKLISEIND; encoded by the exons ATGGGCATCACAAAGGAGAGCCTATCGGACATCCGGGAGGAGTTTGAGAAGGCCCACAAGAAGATCGACGAGGACGCCCGTAACGACCCACCGACGGAACCGTTTCGCTCGCATTACGCGGCGAGGGATATTTTGCAGTCGGTGCAGCGGAAGTTGAAGGATTTGGCCGAAACGCTGGATGAGGGGTCGGATGCGCGGTTGACGGTGCGGTGCATTTTGGCGAACGTGCTGAAGGATATTGGGCGGATATCGATTTTTACGGAGGAGCTGGGGAACGGGGAGTTGGTGCTGGTTGAGGCGTTGGGGTTGGTGCGGGAGGAGCGGGAGCGGCCACAGGCGGTAAATGGGTATGTGGAGGTGCTGAACCAGTTGGGGATTTTGCAGTGCAACCTGGGAAACTTTGAGGAGTCGAAGGGGTTCCTGGATTTGGCGAATGAAGCTTATGAGGGGGCGAAGGGTGGTGGGGTGGAACCGTTGACGATTTCGGATTTGTTTGGCTCGAAGGATGAGGTGGAGAAGGGGAAGGGACAGCTGCTGCTGGAGAAGAACCACACGCTGACGTTGTACTATTTGGCCCAGGTTTATGGGTATTTGGAGGATTTGACGGGTTCGGCGCGATTTTGCCATTTGACGTTGAAACGGCAGTTGAATTACAACGACTTTGAGCACGTGGATTGGGCGTTGAATGCGGCCACGTTGTCCCAGTACTATTTCCCGCAGAACCATCTGAGCCAGGCGAGGCATTTGTTGGCGGCTGCTTCGTACATGCTTGATCGGTTCGAGGAGGAAGTTATTCCGAAGGAGACGAATTCGGCGCTTAAGGCGGAGAAGATTGAAACGCACCGGCACCGGTCGGCGGATATTGCGAGGTGTTGGGCCAAGTACGGGATTCACATTTTGGCTACTTCGAAGGAACGTCTGTGCAAGGATGACGACGAGGATGGTGGCGCCGGGAAGGTCGGATTGAGTCCGGTGAGGGAGATTGATCGCTTCATCGGGCTGGATGGGTTGTCCGCTTACGAGGACCAGGTCGCGGACGAGTTCTGCTTGACGCTGGAGGACGCAAAGCTGGTCATGTTGAATGGACTGAGCTGGCTGGGAAAGGCCAAGGATTATTACACGAAGGAAACGGAAGCGTCGCAGTACGCGAAGATCGTCCAGGATGTGGCCTCGTTGTACAAGCACTTGGCGTTCTTCGACGATGACGAGGACAACCAGTGCAAGCTGTACAAACGGTGCGTGGACCAGCTGGAGGATTTGGACAGTGTACTGAATGCGACGTATTATCAAACCATTTGCAG AGAAGTCTGGTACGAGCTCGGTCTGACCTACGGCAAAATGCTGGACGTGAAGCTGTCTAAGCTGGAAACGGTCGAGCGACCGACGCCGCACGCCCTCAACAAAATCAACCACCTGTGCGAGAAGAGCATCGCCAAGTTCCAAAAGTTCATCGAATCCTACAAAATCCCACTCGACACGCTGGAAATTCCGGCCAGCCCCGCCATCGACCCCGCCGAGCTGCAGCCGATTCTGTTCGCTTACTTCCACATCGGCCGGCTTTACTACAAGGTCATCACGCCGGACAAACGCCTCCAGCTGAACAACGTGCAGAACAGCTTCCGGTACTATCACCACTTTGTGAAACAGTGCGAGGCGAACGAAGCCGTCGCGGCCCACTTGGGAGCGGAAATGGGCGTTTGCAAGGAGATGAGCCAGCTGCTTCCGCTCAAGATTAAAAAGCTGATTAGCGAGATTAACGATTAA